From Bdellovibrio sp. KM01:
ATTGTGGAGTTGCGCACATTACAGATACTCATTGTTGTAGCGCCCGCTTCTTTCGACATACGGATCGCTGCCAATGTATCTGCCGTCTCGCCCGATTGGGAGATCGTCATCACCAAAGTTTTTGGCGGGATCACTGGATTGCGGTAACGGAATTCAGAAGCCACATCCACTTCAACTGGAATACGTGCCAATTGTTCGATCAAGTATTTACCAACAAGGCCCGCATAGAAGCTGGTTCCGCAAGCAATGATGAAAACGCGGTCGATGCCTTTGAACACTTCCTGAGTTTTTGCCCAGTCCGCTTTTGAATCCAGCTCTTCCAATTTTTGAACAGACTGACCACCGAAGCCGACGTTTTTCAAAGCCACATTAAAGGCTTCTGTGTTGACGTGCGGTTCAATCGCAGCAGCCACAGCACGTGGTTGCTCATAAATTTCTTTCAACATGTAGTGAGCATAGCCTTGTTTTTCGACCATCTCAGGATTCCAATTCAACTCAACGGATTTCTTTTGGATCGGGAAACCGTTTGCAGAGAAGAACTCTACTTTGCTGCCTTTGATGTTTGCGATTTCACGGTCATCCAAATACACGAAAGTTTTTGTATACTGGATCAGTGCTTGAACGTCAGAAGCAACAAACACTTCGTCCTTACCCAAGCCCACAACCAAGGGCGGACCGTCTTTGAAGGCAATCAAATGATCTGGTTCTTTATCCCACATAACCAGGATCGAGAACGCACCACGAAGCTTTGTCAAAGTCGATTCGACGGCTTTGTAAAGATCTTTGGTGTTTTCAATTTCATTCGCAATCAAATGTGCGACCAACTCAGAGTCCGTGTCAGAAGTGATCTCTGCACCCTGAGCCAAAAGCTCTTCGCGGATATCAAGGTAGTTTTCGATGATACCGTTGTGAACCAGGTTGATGCCACGAACTTGATGGGGATGGGCATTGCGCTCGGAAGGCTTGCCGTGAGTTGCCCAACGAGTGTGACCGATACCCAAGTGGCCATCGAATTTTTCGTTTACAAGTTTTTCTTCAAGGTTTTTAAGCTTTCCTTGAGCGCGCACACGTTTCGTTGTGCCTTTGTCAAGGATAGCGATACCCGCGCTGTCATAGCCACGGTATTCAAGTTTTTTTAAACCACTGATAATGATGTCTTTGGGACTTTGAGGTCCAAGGTACCCTACGATTCCACACATAACTCACCTATTAATTCTAAAATCTAATTACTTG
This genomic window contains:
- the glmS gene encoding glutamine--fructose-6-phosphate transaminase (isomerizing) — translated: MCGIVGYLGPQSPKDIIISGLKKLEYRGYDSAGIAILDKGTTKRVRAQGKLKNLEEKLVNEKFDGHLGIGHTRWATHGKPSERNAHPHQVRGINLVHNGIIENYLDIREELLAQGAEITSDTDSELVAHLIANEIENTKDLYKAVESTLTKLRGAFSILVMWDKEPDHLIAFKDGPPLVVGLGKDEVFVASDVQALIQYTKTFVYLDDREIANIKGSKVEFFSANGFPIQKKSVELNWNPEMVEKQGYAHYMLKEIYEQPRAVAAAIEPHVNTEAFNVALKNVGFGGQSVQKLEELDSKADWAKTQEVFKGIDRVFIIACGTSFYAGLVGKYLIEQLARIPVEVDVASEFRYRNPVIPPKTLVMTISQSGETADTLAAIRMSKEAGATTMSICNVRNSTIDREAHGHLYMNSGPEIGVASTKAFTSTLAVLNCVAVAMARSRGVMEAKEEKELVQSLLATPAQMESVLVYDKYFDEAAAKLKLFRGFLYMGRGTSYPIAMEGALKLKELAYMHAEGYAAGEMKHGPLALIDERMAIVMVAPTDHWYEKTISNLEEARARGGKIISIGTGENEKLRGISEYYLAMPKAHWTTNTILSVIPLQLMSYHLASSLGYDVDQPRNLAKSVTVE